From the genome of Gemmatimonas phototrophica, one region includes:
- a CDS encoding protein kinase domain-containing protein has protein sequence MSPTPDRLAAALADRYRLERELGQGGMATVYLAEDLKHKRKVAVKVLKPELAAVLGAERFVVEITTTAALQHPHILPLFDSGDADGFLYYVMPFIDGETLRSRLDRERQLGVEEAVRIATEVADALHYAHSRGVIHRDIKPENILLQGGRALVTDFGIALAVTAAAGGRMTETGLSLGTPQYMSPEQATAEKEISARSDQFALAIVLYEMLTGSPPYAGASAQQTIMKVITEPAPDVSTVRRTVPPSVANAVARALEKLPADRFANVAAFAAAMSANEAAPMRTHTGGGARSAPGTGATRTWRAVAIASLVVAAGTTAWAFRASTAHETGITERVEFAYRPILSQSDWPNVAISADGRRIAQVVRDDDGVDRVILRELGRAVMAPVAGMEGARDIDFSPDGASLYFSSRGKFLRVPVAGGPPTVVSDTASPLGFTILPDGSAIVVRNRVGLQLIDAAGRSVRRLTTLDTARGEFGHWYPQALPGGRAVLFNSYATPLARSRIEVVDLESGKRTVLVEGAIFPRYADSGHLLYARDNTVFAVPFDVSSQRVTGAEVVVLEDVAMNVTNGTAGYAVSRTGTLAYVRASEWRAESRVVWADRAGRIEPAIAEVGGWAEPRLSPDGRWLAVTRLDPQRQVWLHDNARRVLSQLTRAEGVSFSPVWMADSRSLLLAREVPQYDLYRQPIDGTAASVALTSPNDKVPLAVSPDGRTVAYAQIGMNSQLLLGDLMRGTERPVETGAVEQRTADISPNGRWLAWGEMNPTGTFDVFVRALDGSGGRRQVSANGGDQPRFTKGGRELVYRKGSAVYAVPFEPASGEAGAPVLLFRLADAGRTSQGRTVGYDVAPDGSRFLLVTPIERLEATPNVVVLNWFDELRRRAPK, from the coding sequence ATGAGCCCCACCCCCGACCGCCTCGCCGCCGCACTGGCCGACCGCTATCGCCTTGAGCGTGAGCTGGGGCAGGGCGGGATGGCCACGGTGTATCTCGCCGAGGACCTCAAGCACAAGCGCAAGGTCGCGGTGAAGGTGCTCAAGCCAGAACTCGCGGCCGTGCTCGGGGCCGAGCGTTTCGTGGTGGAGATTACGACGACCGCGGCGCTGCAGCATCCGCATATCCTGCCACTCTTCGACAGTGGCGACGCCGACGGGTTCCTGTACTACGTGATGCCGTTCATCGACGGCGAGACGTTGCGCAGCCGCCTCGACCGCGAGCGGCAACTCGGGGTGGAGGAGGCGGTGCGCATCGCTACCGAAGTCGCCGATGCGCTGCACTACGCGCACAGTCGCGGCGTGATTCACCGCGACATCAAGCCGGAGAATATCCTGCTGCAGGGCGGGCGAGCACTGGTGACCGACTTCGGGATCGCCCTCGCCGTCACTGCGGCCGCTGGCGGGCGCATGACCGAGACGGGGCTCTCGCTTGGCACGCCGCAGTACATGAGCCCGGAGCAGGCAACGGCGGAAAAGGAGATCAGCGCGCGCAGCGATCAGTTCGCGTTGGCGATCGTGCTGTACGAGATGCTGACCGGCTCACCGCCGTACGCGGGGGCAAGTGCGCAGCAGACCATCATGAAGGTCATCACCGAGCCGGCGCCTGATGTATCCACGGTGCGGCGCACGGTACCGCCGTCGGTTGCCAATGCAGTAGCGCGCGCGTTGGAGAAGCTGCCGGCTGACCGCTTCGCAAACGTTGCGGCGTTCGCTGCCGCGATGTCGGCGAACGAGGCGGCACCAATGCGCACGCACACTGGTGGCGGCGCACGCAGCGCGCCTGGAACGGGGGCGACCCGCACGTGGCGCGCCGTCGCGATCGCGAGCCTGGTGGTTGCCGCCGGCACAACGGCGTGGGCCTTCCGCGCGTCCACTGCGCACGAGACGGGGATCACCGAGCGCGTTGAGTTCGCCTATCGTCCCATCCTCTCGCAGTCCGACTGGCCAAACGTCGCGATCTCGGCCGACGGTCGCCGCATCGCCCAGGTCGTGCGTGATGATGACGGCGTTGATCGAGTCATCCTGCGCGAGCTCGGCCGGGCGGTAATGGCCCCGGTTGCAGGAATGGAAGGAGCGCGCGACATCGACTTCTCCCCCGATGGCGCCTCGCTCTACTTCAGCTCGCGGGGGAAGTTCCTGCGTGTGCCCGTGGCCGGCGGTCCGCCCACGGTGGTCAGCGACACCGCCAGTCCTCTGGGCTTCACCATCCTGCCCGACGGTAGCGCAATCGTTGTGCGGAATCGCGTCGGGCTGCAGCTCATTGATGCGGCTGGTCGGTCGGTACGTAGGCTGACGACGCTGGATACCGCACGCGGCGAGTTCGGACACTGGTACCCGCAGGCGTTGCCCGGCGGTCGCGCGGTGCTCTTCAACAGCTACGCCACACCACTCGCTCGCTCGCGAATCGAAGTGGTGGACCTCGAGAGCGGCAAGCGCACCGTGCTCGTGGAGGGCGCCATCTTCCCGCGCTACGCCGACAGCGGTCACCTGCTCTACGCGCGCGACAACACCGTCTTCGCCGTGCCGTTCGACGTGAGCTCGCAGCGGGTCACCGGGGCAGAGGTGGTGGTGCTGGAAGACGTCGCCATGAACGTCACGAACGGCACCGCAGGCTATGCTGTTTCGCGCACCGGTACGCTTGCCTACGTACGGGCCTCAGAGTGGCGCGCGGAGAGCCGCGTAGTATGGGCCGACCGCGCCGGGCGCATCGAGCCCGCCATCGCCGAGGTGGGCGGCTGGGCAGAACCTCGCCTCTCCCCCGATGGCCGCTGGCTGGCCGTCACACGTCTTGATCCACAGCGTCAGGTGTGGCTGCATGACAACGCGCGACGTGTGCTCTCGCAGCTGACCCGTGCGGAGGGGGTGTCGTTTTCGCCGGTGTGGATGGCGGACAGCCGGTCGCTGCTGCTCGCACGCGAAGTGCCGCAGTACGATCTGTACCGGCAGCCGATTGACGGAACGGCGGCCTCGGTTGCGCTGACGTCACCCAACGACAAGGTCCCTCTCGCCGTGTCGCCCGACGGGCGCACGGTCGCCTACGCACAGATCGGCATGAACAGTCAGCTCCTGCTCGGCGATCTGATGCGCGGCACGGAGCGGCCCGTCGAGACAGGCGCCGTCGAGCAGCGCACGGCAGATATCTCTCCAAACGGCCGCTGGCTCGCCTGGGGCGAAATGAATCCCACCGGCACCTTCGACGTCTTTGTTCGAGCACTCGACGGCAGTGGCGGTCGCCGCCAGGTGTCGGCCAACGGCGGCGACCAGCCGCGCTTCACGAAGGGTGGGCGTGAGCTCGTGTACCGTAAAGGCTCGGCCGTGTACGCGGTGCCGTTCGAACCCGCCAGCGGTGAGGCGGGCGCTCCGGTGCTGCTCTTCCGCCTCGCCGACGCCGGGCGCACATCACAGGGGCGCACGGTGGGCTACGACGTGGCGCCCGATGGCTCGCGCTTCCTGCTGGTCACCCCGATCGAGCGCCTGGAGGCGACGCCCAACGTGGTGGTGCTGAACTGGTTCGACGAGCTGCGCCGGCGTGCGCCCAAGTGA
- a CDS encoding M1 family aminopeptidase, whose product MPAQPFDATWCLPGMHATLCPVRRFAAVALISIWSTSVSSQTAHSGSPPVVAATYRGAVQLDPSSGALSSRWALHLTRHAADSVVLLFNSGFGTLRVTGDDVVRFTVDTARGLRRLHVALRSSPTPRDVRLDVVADGTLQLDDDGINSVSTSYTELSLDSFWFPVLDGFPDITGELQLTLPASLEIVASGTVLRAASARRGWRTTSITSTVPLPDFAFVAAKSLAIVSATRARAVTSTADTSLVRALLNVTTDCADYLVSRYGAGQTMPAVTIVLPPRIGPGYARKHYIVVPVGEWQGAASEAAARAERQTSFVCHELAHYWSSGAVANGPENWLNEGFAEFVSGRAVRTLRGDSAYALVQAQWRTRAARAGVVWSPSARERPTANAAYGKAPLLLATLEERIGTPAMEQILVQFMTRPLRTTPAVLAMIAATTTPETAEWLALALGK is encoded by the coding sequence ATGCCTGCACAACCATTCGACGCCACGTGGTGTCTACCCGGGATGCACGCCACCCTCTGCCCCGTCCGCCGGTTCGCCGCCGTTGCCCTGATTTCGATCTGGTCCACGTCCGTCTCGTCGCAGACCGCCCACTCAGGATCGCCGCCGGTGGTGGCTGCGACGTACCGGGGCGCTGTTCAACTGGACCCGTCCTCAGGGGCCCTGAGCAGTCGCTGGGCGCTGCACCTCACGCGGCATGCGGCTGACAGTGTGGTGCTCCTCTTCAATTCGGGGTTCGGTACGCTTCGCGTAACCGGAGATGACGTGGTACGATTCACCGTTGACACGGCGCGCGGGCTGCGCCGTCTGCACGTGGCGCTGCGTTCATCGCCAACACCCCGTGATGTCCGCCTCGACGTGGTGGCGGACGGCACACTGCAGCTGGACGACGACGGAATCAATTCAGTATCCACCAGCTATACGGAGCTCAGCCTCGACAGCTTCTGGTTTCCGGTGCTCGATGGCTTTCCCGACATCACCGGCGAACTGCAGCTCACGCTGCCGGCATCACTGGAGATCGTGGCTAGCGGTACGGTGTTGCGGGCAGCTTCCGCGCGCCGTGGGTGGCGCACCACGTCCATCACCAGCACAGTACCGCTGCCCGACTTCGCGTTTGTCGCGGCGAAGTCACTGGCAATAGTAAGTGCCACGCGAGCGCGCGCGGTTACCTCGACGGCCGACACGTCGCTGGTGCGGGCCCTGCTCAACGTGACAACCGACTGTGCCGACTACCTGGTGTCGCGCTACGGTGCCGGGCAGACCATGCCCGCAGTGACCATCGTGCTCCCGCCGAGGATCGGGCCTGGCTACGCGCGCAAGCACTATATCGTGGTGCCGGTGGGCGAGTGGCAGGGTGCCGCCAGCGAGGCGGCCGCGCGTGCTGAGCGGCAGACCAGCTTTGTCTGCCACGAGTTGGCGCACTACTGGAGCTCCGGTGCAGTGGCCAACGGCCCCGAGAACTGGCTGAATGAAGGGTTCGCCGAATTCGTATCAGGGCGAGCCGTGCGGACACTGCGTGGCGACAGCGCGTATGCGCTGGTGCAGGCGCAGTGGCGAACGCGAGCGGCGCGTGCCGGCGTGGTATGGAGCCCCTCCGCCAGGGAGCGTCCAACAGCCAACGCGGCGTACGGCAAGGCGCCGCTGCTGCTTGCCACACTCGAAGAGCGCATTGGTACGCCGGCCATGGAGCAAATTCTGGTGCAGTTCATGACACGTCCGCTGCGCACAACGCCTGCGGTGCTTGCGATGATTGCGGCTACAACAACACCAGAGACGGCGGAGTGGTTGGCGCTTGCCCTTGGCAAGTGA
- a CDS encoding serine/threonine-protein kinase, with translation MSQNAWQGEWLTGAVLHGKYRVGAQLGEGGMGAVFLAEHVGIGRAVALKVVRPDLLADPAAAERFVREARAAGGIQHRHVVNVTDFGVDRVDGHDVAYLVMEQLHGETLEAVLEARRRLPLPQVVDIVEQVAAALAAAHGRGVVHRDLKPANIWLTPDARGGFHVTLLDFGIAKLRDDTFAKREPSLSPVAASHEPGSTATQVGESIGTPAYMSPEQCVGDDVDQRSDIYSLGVVVYQMLAGALPFRGDTMALLRQHFVAEIPPFPAEAGVPAEVEAVVRRALAKDPTQRFASALPFAAALRAHASGFGESMRRALVMFAERMPELSVLGGCFALPGLAATAIGLLGTPLLIFVQPLLWTMVLLAAMLLATPVAMAGIAAIFGDLRERPFVTVTWQGVARGVIGDVKHRELRGNVALYLAWVATAVRLYLATSRSTKGNGVKNMLTFVDHFRHGGVRTPAERLDAMAEIMPKRAFATMAIAQLAALALLPAAAILTTLGVTSLLRIPISSTMPLVGLAGGLAFSGALFLQVFIALVDVMLYDLAYDMTAV, from the coding sequence ATGTCACAAAACGCATGGCAGGGGGAATGGCTGACTGGCGCGGTACTTCATGGCAAGTATCGTGTCGGGGCACAGCTTGGCGAAGGCGGCATGGGGGCGGTGTTTCTCGCCGAACATGTGGGCATCGGACGCGCGGTCGCGCTCAAGGTAGTCCGTCCGGACCTGCTGGCCGATCCTGCCGCCGCCGAACGATTCGTCCGCGAGGCGCGGGCGGCCGGTGGTATTCAGCATCGCCACGTGGTCAACGTGACCGACTTTGGGGTTGACCGAGTGGATGGTCACGACGTGGCGTATCTCGTCATGGAGCAGCTCCACGGCGAAACTCTGGAGGCGGTCCTTGAGGCGCGCCGTCGTCTCCCGCTGCCACAGGTGGTGGATATTGTCGAACAAGTTGCGGCTGCGCTCGCGGCCGCTCACGGGCGCGGTGTGGTGCACCGCGATCTCAAACCGGCCAATATCTGGTTGACGCCAGATGCGCGGGGCGGCTTCCACGTGACGCTGCTCGATTTCGGGATTGCGAAGCTGCGCGACGATACATTCGCGAAACGCGAGCCGAGCCTGTCACCGGTCGCGGCGTCGCACGAGCCGGGAAGTACAGCCACACAAGTTGGCGAGTCCATTGGGACCCCCGCGTACATGTCGCCCGAGCAGTGCGTTGGTGATGACGTAGACCAGCGCAGCGACATCTACAGCCTCGGGGTGGTCGTCTACCAGATGCTGGCTGGTGCCCTGCCATTTCGCGGGGACACCATGGCGTTGCTTCGGCAACACTTTGTCGCGGAAATCCCACCGTTTCCAGCCGAGGCGGGGGTACCAGCAGAGGTGGAAGCGGTGGTGCGGCGTGCGCTGGCCAAAGATCCGACGCAGCGCTTTGCGTCGGCGCTACCGTTTGCCGCCGCACTCCGCGCGCACGCGTCCGGATTTGGCGAGAGCATGCGCCGAGCGCTGGTCATGTTCGCCGAACGAATGCCGGAGCTTTCCGTGCTTGGTGGCTGCTTTGCGCTCCCCGGATTGGCCGCGACTGCGATTGGTCTGCTTGGAACGCCACTGCTGATTTTCGTACAGCCCCTGCTTTGGACAATGGTACTGCTCGCAGCGATGCTTCTCGCGACGCCAGTGGCGATGGCGGGCATTGCAGCCATCTTCGGCGATCTCCGCGAGCGGCCCTTTGTCACCGTAACGTGGCAGGGTGTGGCACGCGGCGTCATCGGCGATGTCAAGCATCGTGAGCTCCGCGGGAACGTCGCGCTCTATCTGGCGTGGGTTGCAACGGCGGTTCGCCTGTATCTCGCCACCAGTCGCAGCACCAAAGGCAACGGCGTGAAGAACATGCTCACCTTTGTCGATCACTTCCGGCACGGCGGTGTGCGCACCCCAGCCGAGCGGCTGGATGCCATGGCAGAGATAATGCCCAAACGTGCCTTTGCGACGATGGCCATTGCGCAGCTTGCCGCGTTGGCGCTTCTGCCAGCCGCCGCCATCCTGACCACCCTTGGTGTGACGTCGCTATTGCGTATCCCCATTTCGAGCACGATGCCGCTGGTGGGGCTCGCTGGCGGACTCGCCTTTAGCGGGGCGCTCTTTCTGCAGGTATTCATTGCGCTGGTCGATGTCATGCTCTACGACCTCGCGTACGACATGACGGCGGTGTGA
- a CDS encoding alpha/beta hydrolase has product MPHTPTPSRTIRVTYPASQGQIALRTEADWDLTLLPVRVEQHTSWFTVPATAPTLAMKPVLLRDSALHWAKGGNTVVSAYEPDPELRPYFFADERGRITDIEHVTFEGGTLAVRIYLPAGYDENTLHRYPVLYMQDGQNLFFPNEAFSGNEWRVDETMDQLDRMNAVGETIVVGIAPADRMRDYTHPGYDAYGRCVVEQLKPRINAALRSYTDARHTAVMGSSLGGVASLYLAWQYPEHFGMAGCLSSTFGLLDDLFVRIAEEPRRDIAIYLDSGWPRDNFDATNAMRDLLLQRGYQLGVDLLQFSFPDGVHHEHSWAARLHLPLQFFFGSAWAAPRHRIPNDSRLTDS; this is encoded by the coding sequence GTGCCCCACACCCCCACGCCCTCGCGCACCATCCGCGTTACCTACCCCGCCTCGCAGGGCCAAATCGCCCTCCGCACCGAGGCGGACTGGGACCTCACGCTGCTTCCGGTCCGGGTGGAGCAACACACGTCGTGGTTCACGGTCCCCGCTACCGCCCCCACGTTGGCCATGAAGCCGGTGCTGCTCCGCGACTCGGCGCTGCACTGGGCCAAGGGGGGCAACACCGTGGTGAGTGCCTACGAGCCTGACCCCGAGCTCCGGCCTTACTTTTTTGCCGACGAACGCGGCCGCATTACCGACATCGAGCACGTGACCTTCGAGGGCGGCACGCTGGCCGTGCGCATCTACCTTCCCGCGGGCTACGACGAGAACACCCTGCATCGCTACCCGGTGCTCTACATGCAGGACGGGCAGAATCTCTTCTTCCCCAACGAGGCGTTCAGCGGCAACGAGTGGCGCGTGGACGAAACCATGGATCAGCTCGACCGCATGAACGCGGTGGGCGAAACCATTGTTGTGGGCATCGCCCCGGCCGACCGCATGCGCGACTATACCCACCCCGGGTACGACGCCTACGGACGGTGCGTGGTGGAGCAGCTCAAGCCCCGCATCAATGCCGCTCTGCGCAGCTACACCGATGCGCGGCACACCGCCGTCATGGGCTCCTCACTTGGCGGCGTGGCATCCCTTTATCTCGCCTGGCAATACCCTGAGCACTTCGGCATGGCCGGCTGTCTTTCCAGTACCTTCGGCCTGCTGGACGATCTTTTTGTGCGCATTGCCGAGGAGCCTCGCCGCGACATTGCCATTTACCTCGACAGCGGTTGGCCACGCGATAACTTCGACGCCACCAACGCCATGCGTGATCTGCTGCTGCAGCGCGGCTATCAGCTGGGGGTCGATCTGCTGCAATTCAGCTTCCCCGATGGCGTGCACCACGAACACTCGTGGGCGGCGCGCCTGCACCTGCCGCTGCAGTTCTTCTTCGGGAGCGCGTGGGCGGCGCCGCGACACCGTATCCCCAACGATTCCCGGCTCACAGACAGCTGA
- a CDS encoding acyl-CoA thioesterase, translating into MLVSRYTLPRVRFHDTIRRTFRVRLFDCDGLRVMTAAKYPMYMDFIRWEMIARSALFEAMMRRGLAPTLGSQKLIYRKPLKVWTRFSVELELAGYDDKWIYHIHRFEQRGELRALGITRALIWKRDVPMALAELLQEMGATGPMPAPEWVTALFVNDKALLEANAAGA; encoded by the coding sequence ATGCTTGTGTCGCGGTACACACTGCCGCGGGTGCGCTTTCACGACACCATTCGGCGCACCTTCCGTGTGCGCCTGTTCGACTGCGACGGCCTCCGGGTCATGACCGCGGCGAAGTACCCCATGTACATGGACTTCATCCGCTGGGAAATGATCGCGCGCTCGGCGCTCTTCGAGGCCATGATGCGCCGAGGACTGGCGCCCACGCTGGGTTCACAGAAGCTCATTTACCGCAAGCCGCTCAAGGTGTGGACGCGCTTTTCGGTGGAGCTCGAGCTGGCCGGGTACGACGACAAGTGGATCTACCACATCCACCGCTTCGAACAGCGTGGCGAGCTGCGCGCGCTGGGCATTACGCGGGCACTCATCTGGAAGCGTGACGTACCCATGGCGTTGGCGGAGCTGCTGCAGGAGATGGGCGCCACCGGCCCCATGCCCGCGCCCGAGTGGGTCACCGCACTCTTCGTGAACGACAAGGCGTTGCTGGAAGCCAACGCGGCCGGAGCGTAA
- a CDS encoding pentapeptide repeat-containing protein has protein sequence MAKTDWEGHDISGQTHSGVTFTDLDCTEVVNRGATFTDCTFQRSTFNCSVHTDAAFVNCTFTGCSFFDTRFTECKFVGSNFDRCTFDLMQVVGGNWSHVGLSGADLTRAIVRGTRLREADFSRVRCQEGSIRDADLSGADFDGADFTDCDLRGSDVSTLDPARVRLKGAIIDLQQALSLVQAMGLDVRAD, from the coding sequence ATGGCCAAAACCGACTGGGAAGGACACGACATCTCCGGGCAGACCCACAGCGGCGTGACGTTCACGGACCTCGACTGCACCGAAGTAGTGAATCGCGGTGCCACCTTCACCGACTGCACCTTCCAGCGGTCCACCTTCAACTGCTCGGTGCACACCGACGCGGCGTTCGTGAACTGCACGTTCACCGGTTGCTCGTTTTTCGACACGCGCTTCACCGAGTGCAAATTCGTGGGCAGCAATTTCGACCGCTGCACCTTTGACCTCATGCAGGTGGTGGGCGGCAATTGGTCGCATGTGGGGCTGTCCGGCGCCGACCTCACGCGCGCGATCGTGCGCGGCACGCGGTTGCGCGAAGCCGACTTCTCGCGCGTGCGCTGTCAGGAGGGCTCCATCCGCGACGCCGATCTGTCGGGGGCCGATTTTGACGGCGCTGATTTCACCGACTGCGATTTGCGTGGCAGCGATGTGAGTACCCTTGATCCCGCCCGCGTCCGGCTCAAGGGGGCCATCATCGACCTGCAGCAAGCGCTGTCGTTGGTGCAGGCCATGGGCCTCGACGTGCGGGCTGACTGA
- a CDS encoding serine hydrolase domain-containing protein — protein sequence MRTRPYTLLFALLAVTGVPVASAQSADSLRARIESPRIAGDTGVAGLTLDELLARANTPGISVAVIHNFAVHWARGYGVADAATGRRVDARTRFQAASISKPVTALAVMRLVQDGKVSLDDDINATLRSWRVPDSEFTRSQKVTWRSLLSHTSGADDGLGFPGYDPGAPRPTLVQILKGEGPTNVRAVTFARAPYARFKYSGGGSTIVQLALTDLTQRDFAGWMRDMVLAPLGMNNSGFEQPAPDSLHARLAHAHSAQGRRMGDVPWHVYPEQSAAGLWTTAEDLARFVIEIQRAARGPQGAVLTQAAAREMLTPVGTGAFGVGPMLSYRGEGWYFHHSGGNWGFTANVEGHVRHGYGLVVMTNGGVGGRVIAELTERVARAYGWDRVVEPLRR from the coding sequence ATGCGCACTCGCCCCTATACCCTCCTGTTCGCCCTGCTCGCCGTCACCGGCGTGCCCGTCGCATCGGCGCAGTCGGCCGACTCGCTCCGCGCGCGCATCGAATCGCCCCGCATCGCGGGCGATACCGGTGTTGCCGGACTCACGCTGGACGAACTGCTCGCGCGTGCCAATACGCCGGGCATCAGCGTTGCGGTTATCCACAACTTTGCCGTGCACTGGGCCCGCGGGTACGGCGTGGCTGATGCCGCCACTGGCCGGCGTGTCGATGCGCGCACGCGTTTTCAGGCGGCCTCGATCAGCAAGCCGGTGACCGCACTCGCCGTCATGCGACTGGTGCAGGACGGGAAAGTCTCGCTCGATGACGACATCAACGCCACGCTCCGGTCGTGGCGTGTCCCCGATTCGGAGTTCACGCGCTCACAGAAGGTCACGTGGCGCTCGCTCCTGTCGCACACGTCGGGCGCCGACGATGGGTTGGGATTTCCCGGCTACGATCCCGGCGCGCCGCGCCCCACGTTGGTGCAGATCCTCAAGGGTGAAGGGCCCACGAATGTCCGTGCCGTTACCTTCGCGCGGGCGCCGTACGCGCGCTTCAAGTACTCCGGGGGCGGAAGCACCATCGTGCAGCTCGCCCTCACGGACCTCACGCAGCGCGACTTCGCCGGGTGGATGCGCGACATGGTGCTCGCCCCCCTGGGTATGAACAACAGCGGCTTTGAACAACCCGCCCCCGATTCCCTGCACGCTCGGCTCGCGCATGCGCACAGTGCGCAGGGCCGCCGCATGGGTGACGTTCCGTGGCATGTATATCCCGAACAGTCGGCGGCGGGACTCTGGACCACCGCGGAGGATCTCGCGCGATTCGTCATCGAAATTCAGCGCGCCGCGCGCGGACCTCAAGGAGCGGTACTCACTCAGGCGGCGGCTCGCGAGATGCTGACGCCAGTCGGCACCGGCGCGTTCGGCGTCGGTCCAATGCTGAGCTACCGCGGTGAGGGCTGGTACTTCCACCACAGCGGCGGCAACTGGGGGTTCACCGCCAACGTCGAGGGACACGTGCGCCACGGCTATGGCCTCGTGGTGATGACGAACGGGGGTGTCGGTGGCCGGGTCATCGCCGAGCTCACGGAACGCGTGGCGCGGGCGTACGGGTGGGACCGCGTAGTGGAGCCGCTGCGGCGCTAG
- a CDS encoding ribbon-helix-helix protein, CopG family, with product MTKAAKIAITIPPEELAAADALATTLGRSRSWILSEALRRFVAHERLSHDLDASRAAQLRRDLALTAEERLREAERELTAHGDVAPVRMEQPLRSASYDDFVAWRRERASGD from the coding sequence ATGACCAAGGCCGCCAAGATCGCCATTACCATTCCGCCGGAGGAGCTCGCGGCGGCCGATGCGCTGGCCACCACGCTGGGGCGGTCGCGGAGCTGGATCCTGAGCGAAGCGCTCCGGCGTTTCGTGGCACACGAACGGCTCAGCCACGACCTCGACGCCTCGCGGGCGGCCCAGCTGCGTCGGGACCTCGCACTCACCGCCGAGGAGCGCCTGCGTGAGGCGGAGCGTGAGCTGACCGCCCATGGTGATGTCGCACCCGTGCGCATGGAGCAGCCCCTGCGTTCTGCGAGCTACGACGATTTTGTTGCCTGGCGACGCGAGCGGGCCAGTGGTGACTGA
- a CDS encoding LytR/AlgR family response regulator transcription factor, with product MTDARLDAVGASSTPLRALIVDDEPLARLNLLRALAAFPRWRVQAACADAESALTEVAREMPHVVFLDIRMPRTSGLVLARRLSEFPAPPLVVFVTAYENYAVAAFELHALDYLIKPFDDARLSMGLQRIESLLDLRAEAAYAVALRGFLADEGPDSPLPTDGVLAGERYLQQFSVKSVGRLDLVRVLDVRWITAAGNYVELHLEGRSLLHRVTLAALEARLDPSVFLRVHRRAIVRRSECKSLSVTGDGTYSLKLMSGARVPVSERYVAHLRDSMAQR from the coding sequence ATGACTGACGCGCGACTGGACGCTGTCGGGGCATCGAGCACGCCACTTCGGGCACTGATTGTGGATGATGAGCCACTCGCGCGGCTCAACCTGCTACGTGCGTTGGCGGCGTTCCCCCGCTGGCGTGTTCAGGCAGCCTGCGCAGACGCGGAGAGTGCCCTCACGGAAGTCGCTCGCGAGATGCCGCATGTCGTCTTTCTCGACATCCGCATGCCGCGCACCTCGGGGCTGGTCCTGGCACGGCGGCTTTCGGAGTTTCCTGCGCCACCGCTAGTCGTCTTTGTGACGGCCTACGAGAACTACGCGGTGGCGGCATTCGAGCTTCACGCGCTTGACTACCTGATCAAGCCGTTTGACGATGCTCGACTGTCGATGGGACTGCAACGCATTGAATCACTGCTCGATCTCCGGGCCGAGGCGGCGTATGCCGTCGCGCTCCGCGGCTTTCTTGCGGACGAAGGACCTGACTCACCGCTTCCGACCGATGGCGTACTTGCCGGTGAGCGGTACCTGCAGCAGTTCAGCGTCAAGTCGGTCGGTCGTCTCGATCTGGTCCGGGTATTGGACGTGCGCTGGATCACTGCCGCGGGCAACTATGTGGAGTTGCATCTGGAGGGGCGAAGTCTGCTGCACCGCGTGACACTTGCGGCGCTTGAGGCGCGGCTCGATCCGTCCGTGTTCCTTCGGGTACATCGTCGCGCGATCGTGCGGCGCAGTGAGTGTAAGTCGTTGTCGGTCACCGGCGACGGAACCTACTCGCTCAAGCTGATGAGCGGCGCTCGCGTTCCGGTCAGCGAGCGATACGTCGCGCACCTGCGCGATTCGATGGCGCAGCGGTGA